The window CCTTCTCACTTACAGTTAACATAATGTAAACATGGATTGAACTGTACACAGATCTATCACATTCTATGAATGTATAGACTTAATTGTAAACTCTCAAATGCTTAGTATTGCCATAATTGGGGAGCAAGGGGTGATTCAATAATTTATTCCCATACATACAGTCTGGAGAGACTGTTAGCTGAGGCTTGTGTTTAATTTGGAGACAGTTTGTGTTAAAGCGTAAGATGCACATGATGATGAGCCAGTTGCTTAGCAACCTTACTGCTACTGGTATAGACATAAGATTGGGTCTTCAGCCTCGCCTCAGCCTCGCACCTGTTGTTACATTGGCAACAATTTATTTATGGCGTAAAATGTCAATAATGAATCAATCAATTAATAAACAATAATGAATCATATGTTATGaatttatttttgtgtgtgtgtgtaaagaggaTACCGGTCGATTGTGAGGAAGATTTAGTGACATGGGCAATGCATCAAGGACATTCCTGCTGTCTGTCAGAGAACAGAGGTCTAACACAAAGTATGGTTCTTGGTTAGGGctttgtaaagagagagagaaagatagagagagggaagtatggagacagagaaagggagaggaggagagcaaacaaaagatagagaaggagaggtagagagagtgaacgaaagagagaaaacaagagaaagagaggtagagagagagcgagaaagagaacaTTCACGTCAAAGGTCATGAGATCCTCAGGAAATCCAAATGTTTATGGTTTCAATTATTGAATTACCCCTCTTGCTGAACACCAGAAGAACAGATCTAGCACACTGTAGATCTACATTGTGGTCTGAACCTTCATGCCAGTAGGACAACAATTTTACCTTAGCGGAGATGCCTTTATCCCTCCGTCATTAAGACAGAACGCTGTTCTCTGCTTGAGTGAAACCAGTAAAGACAACCTCTTTGCAGTTATCTGTGAGTAAACAATCGGACACACTTCAGCTTGGCAACAAGGCAAAAGTCGACCAAACACAGTTGAAATTAACAGAAGACGAGCGTAACCCACATGCAAAGTGAAtaacaaaaataacaataatgtTTGTTTTCTTGTGTGTTCAGTTCCGCCAGTGGAGACAAAGCCAAAAGCAcgacgcagacacacagcaggtcagATCCGAGGCACATTCCCAGACCCACAGTTTTGATCTTCGCTTCTTTCcggttttctgtctgtctctcccaccaCATTGCTTGCAGACGATGACAGGATGGTCCATGCAAGCATGACTAGGCCTAGTGGAAGGTGAGCGTGACAGGGGGGTGGGCGAgggggtgtgcgtgcgtgcgtgcgtgaatCAACACAAAGTCCTATACACACATCTCCCATAACTCCCAACCCAAAGAAAATGACAACAAGCAGACACAATAACAGTCATGTGAGATTAAAATgaagcaacataattttttcttttttggaagcactttttttcttcaaaatataGAAACATAGCAACATATAATTTCCCTGATCCTATAAGTCTCCATAATGAAATGTTGTGACAGCTACCTTTCAGGCAACCGCTAAAAAGTCCCTTATTGCCATTAATATACAATAATATTGAACTCATGGTAATTTCAAAGTGACGTAGGGCAAGCTAAACTAAGGTAGTCAACATCTACAGCATCAATAGTCCATTAGGGGATGGGGATAACATGAGCCACTAACACCAGCCCTGATAGTGTCTGATCAAAGGCGACAGCATTTACAAAGTCTACATGACTGAGCGATGTTGTTACTTATCAATGGCTtgttgtgggtgtgggggggttggggctggaggtggaggctggCCTGAGCCCCGCCGGGGCCTCacaggatggaggggatgggggatcGGGAGCGTCTGAGCGGGCAGGGCGAGCCGTAGGGCGAGGTGACGGGAGACAGCCTCAGAGCGTTAGCGGCCATGCCTGCTATGTTGCTTAAGCTTCGGGATTTCTCATAGCCTTCGGACGGCGAGCGAGCGAGCaccagggggggaggcaggaacggggatatgaacacacacaggcaggcacacgGTCAACGTTCCCAGTCCAAGCCAACCAAGTGAACCGAGacaagacaggagacaggagacagagcaACAGCAACATAATGTATGGTGAGTACATGCACAAACACCCCAGGTGATATATAGAGGGTGAGGCCATTTCACTGAATTCGTTGGCAGGTCATAAAACTATTATCTCAAATCCTTATGGAGAGGAAGTAAAGCCAACATGCCTATTTCATACAATGACATCATTACTGTGTGGTTAATTCAACCATGTATTAAGAATAATCCTTGACAAATATGCAATATTCCAATTGCAAATTAGTGGCATTATATACAGTCATGCTAATTTGCTCACATTTGGTATAACAGTCACTGAAAAAACTGCAAAAACAGAGTTATGTAAAAATGGTACATGCAATGTTGAGCTATGCCCTGGACACCACACATCATGCAGTATACAGAATGATAAGTATTTTCCAACAGAAAATCATAGAAATGGTAATGACCGTGATAATGAGTCTTTAGCAGAGAGAGCCAGTGAAATACATTGAAGTCTATTATAATAATCTCATAGCTCCACATTGTTACTGTACCAAACGCAACAAGACCGCCGAGGAAACTTTGACAAGTATCCGCTATCGTCAAACCTCCGAACCAGCCAGCGTTAACACAACGCACCAATTAGTAGCGTAAACACACACGGCGAGAAGAGGACCAGCCACCTTCATAGAAATCCGATCATCCTTCGCGAACAGAGCTCCATTCACTGCACAGAAAGAGAACTCCTTTCCCTTTTAGAGCCGCTTCACAACCAGCCCAGAGGGGGTGGAACAAAGGCTGGGCCTGAATCCGTGCCGACAGGCAGCACGGCTCGAGAAAGCGCCGCATGTTTAATGCATGAACCCTGGCACGGTGCTGTTCACCACCACCCACTGGGCCAGCATAGACTCACGGCCCAGCTGGACGCCCGCCTCCTCACCCTAACAACGGGACTTCAGTAGCGTGGTACTGGGCAGTGCCGGGTGACTACAttccccacaatgcactgctctgCGGCGGGGGAAGCCAAAGCCAGTCCCAGGTGGGCTGTTCCCGGGCCCAGCGCTGTGCTGGTACCATGGCAGGGTGCTGCTGGGGGTGCCTGGGGCAGAGTGAGCTGATCCTCTGATTGAGGAGCTGGCAGATTAGTGGTGGTAGTGGTTGTGGTGCTCTTCACCAAGCACCCGAGAGTGGTGCTTGGTGACACATGTGGTCATCTTAAAGACGCCTACCTCGTCCTTCACAGGATTGGAATTCTTATTCAAGTTCTGAGAGTGTGGAACGTAAGTGGATATATTGACCTTGTAATTACTGGTAGACTTGTGTTACTCTGCTACTTCTCCAGTACAGTAGCAAAGAGTAGTGTTTCAGGCCCTACAGCTATTCCGTGAAAAGCAGAAGATTGAGATAGCCTTCTGGAGAGGCAGTTAACTTCTGATGGCAGGCAATTAGCTGAGGTTTAACCGAGTACCATATTACACTGCAGATTAACACAAAATTAACACGCTTCAAGATGGATGAGATAAAATTGAGTAATTAGGACAGCAAAGAAGCTTTAGGCCTAAACGTTCATTAAATGATGTAAAAGCACATTTTTTATCATAAAAATATCATAGCAGGACaattattttaattaaataaTCAGACGTTCAGTAACAACTCATCCACATTTATATATTCCTCAGTCTATCGCTTTGTGAGTCTGATTTCATGTTTAGTCTTCATTTGATTATTTGGTCTACATTCCAGTACAATAAATGAAAATTAGCATTCCCTTTGGGATTTTTGAATCTTCAAGATATACACATCTAGTCTGATCTGacactgtatatactgtacataccaaatTGAGTTACCTCATGTCTCTatgacacccccccaccccatcttgaaattacacacacactaactgaaTAATTTATATTTGAAACATCTTATTCCAGTTATATCTAGATTACACAGCTTTGTGTCTGGGAAGAAAGGAATATGCAATGAGTGTTCAATTGAGGTTGTGAGTGCTGTTAGTAATAAGATGCAGGAATCCAATGGGTATAAAAATAACAACATATTATGGTACATTTCATGATAACATCATGGTAACACTTTACAATAGTGCAATTGCAACAAAAACGTCATATGGAGATCTTATGAAACAAGTGGGATGGTTTCCTGCTAAAGCACATGTGTCAGTAAGACATATTATGGGATGGCACCTCAGTACCTGTCTTGCGTATCCCCCCATCGGCAGGGCAGGTGTAGTCACTGGCGGCCAGCAGGAAACAGGTCCCCTCGCTCCTCTGGTCCTGCTCCCGGGTGCTGGAGCGACGCATGGGGACACGCTCCTCTGGGGTCATGGTGAGGTCACTTCCTCCACTGCAGTCTGCTGAGAGCACTGGATGGTgttggtgagggagggagagcgacagagagaaagacagagagagaaagagagagatagaggcagagagaaagagaaaaagaaagagaaagagagagagaaggagaaaaagatagGGAAAGGTGTGGATGGGGGTGAGACAGTGAGGGGTCATGGGATCAGGAGTAACATCAAACAGCCTCCCACATCAAGAGCACGTGCCAAATGCCATGAGGACCACCAcacggagggagcgagaggtCAGTGTTCATATAGAGAGGACACAGTTGATGGAATGAGTCGAGCCACGCTTTGTATCATGTTGCAATGAAAGCAGTCGCCCGGGAGAAACACAACAGACTTCTGTGCGAGAGGTGTGTGAGTCACACCTTATGCTGAGAGAACACATTTATCTGGAAGAAATGTATGAGAAGACAAATCGGAATTGAGATAAATCTCCAATGTACGCTACATTACTGTACATTGGTGGCTCATTTAAAAGAAATCTCTATGGATGATTTACAGATTGAATCTTAAATGCCTTATAAAACCATGGCCCGCACTAATGAAATACAAATATTATGTCTTGCAAAATAATTTATTGCAAACAAAAACCTAGAGCATACGCATACCCTGAGGAATTTCTTCTCAAAGAAAGCTGGAACACAGAGGTCGACACTAATTTCCATCAATATCAGACGTGTCAGAGTACGTTACTGACACAACCCTGCAGTGGAGAAACAGCCACCTACTCATCCAAACACAAAAGAACAATCCCTCCTCCGAGGCCAGACTGTCTATCCCGGACTAAAATCTTACACTAAAACAAGATATGCTGTATCTAtgtgtaaatatacagtatatatatatacagtatttcacccccatcaccctcatcCCCCAGCTCACAATTCCTTTCGCATGCCTCCCTTATCGCTGTGGCAATTTGACAAAAGCTGTGAGTCGAAAGTGTTCAATCTTTCACGGACGCAGAGGAGAGctgcagaggaggtggagaccgTTCAGAAGGGAAAACCCTTCCTGTTCCCCCGAGGAGAGTCAGGCAAATGGCCTCGATTTTCCACCTGAAATGAGATTTTCTTCTAGATTCCCCCTCTCCGTGTCTTCTCCTCTATACATAAACAACCCATTCCCCACCGGCCTGGGAAGCTCCACATGAATATTTCTCTGCCCTAGCCCACTCGCCCACcttcccccgccctcccccaccttcccccGCCCGCTCTCCCCCGCCCGCTCTCCCCCGCCTTCCCCCGCCCTCCGCCACcttcccccgccctcccccgccTTCCCCCGCCCGCTCTCCCCCGcccgctctccccctcccgctctcccccgccttccaccaccctccccctccttcccccgccCTCACCTGAACGATGGCGCTCCAGGACCCTGCTCCCCTTCACGTGGCAGAGGTCGCCCTGCGTGCTGTTGCAGGTGGTGTTCAGGCAGGGGGGGTTCAGGTCGGCCTTGCAGTAGATGGGGGAGCCCCCCTGCACAGCCTGGGGGATgtgcttcttcctcttcttgggGAGCTTCTGCTTGGCCATGGCCAGGGAGTAGTACATCCCAAAGTTATTCACAATGACGGGCACGGGCATGGCTATCGTCAGCACCCCCGCCAGGGCACACAGGGCGCCCACCAGCATGCCCGACCAAGTCTGCGGGTACATGTCTCCGTAGCCCAGCGTCGTCATGGTGACCACCGCCCACCAGAACCCGATGGGGATGTTCTTGAACATGGTGTGGTCGCTGGCGGTGGGGTCGTTGGGGTTGGCGCCGATGCGCTCGGCGTAGTAGATCATGGTGGCGAAGATGAGCACGCCCAGGGCGAggaagatgatgaggaggaggaactcGTTGGTGCTGGCCCGCAGCGTGTGGCCCAGCACGCGGAGACCCACAAAGTGGCGGGTCAGCTTGAAGATGCGCAGGATCCGGACGAACCGGACCACCCTCAGGAAGCCCAGCACGTCTTTAGCAGCCTTGGACGACAGGCCGCTCAGCCCCACCTCCAGGTAGAACGGCAAGATGGCCACAAAGTCGATGATGTTCAGCACGCTCTTGATGAACTCCAGCTTGTCCGGGCTGAAGATGACCCGGACCAGGAACTCGATGGTGAACCAGAGGACGCACACTCCCTCCACGTAGGTGAGCGCGGGGTCCGTCTCGATCTCGAACTGCGGGCCCGGGTCTGGAAGGCTTTCGTTGCGCACGGGGTCCGTCTTGTTGACGATGGTGTTGAACGCCTCGTGGGTCTCCAGGCAGAAGGTGGTGATGGAGACCAGGATGAAGAACAAGGAGGCAAAGGCTACGAActggaagacaggagagagagagagagagagagagagagagagagagagagagagagagcgatagagagaggagagaagagattaTTGCCATTAGATACAATGACTGCAGATTGAGGTACAACCTATTAGCAAGCACATTCAATAAACATTGAATGCTATGTCTAgtactgtataaaaatacagaatCAAAAAAATTAATAACAAAGAAGATAGAAAAGTTGAAGGTCGCAAAACGTCACAGATTACGTGTTTGGGCCATGAAACTATGTATCGTTTTGAAGGTCTGCTTTTCAGAGCTGCAAGGAAGACAAAACAAAACCATTCTTTCCAACTTTGACCTCTCAGTAGCAAACAATGCTGCTGGAGCATCATCGACTACTACAGACACATGTTCACCCTGCTGCTGCTGACGAGCGGGAAGCAGAGGTCACCTCTGGAGGGTTTCCTGCACCCCGCCCTCCTCTCCAACTCTCCCTATATGATTGTCTCTCTCtatattcctctcctcccttttcttccTGGCTGGCCCAGGACTTTAGGCATATGGCCGGCCACAGGAAGCACTTCTCCCTCTGGCCTGGGACAGACACATGCTGGGGTAGAGCGGCCAGGACGTAGGCACGCTGGGACCGACTGGCCAAGGTTCTGTGGCCTGTCAGCAGCAAGtggcacccctctctcctctactctcccctcccctcctctcctcccccctcctcccctcctctcctcccccctcctctcctcctctcctcctctcctcctcctctcctcctctcctctcctttctctctctcgcgtcCCCGAGCTACAGTGTCTCCAGAACACGGTTCTCCGGAAGGCCCCAAGGAAAAGTCAGGCAGAGACAGATAAGCAGCCCTCATGGGTCCTATTTGTTAGCCCTCGAGCCTCGTTTACTGGTGGGGGTTgatgggaaggaggagaggcttCTGGGATGGATCTGGGATTACTGTAACTGGGATTGATCATGTTAGTCGACTGACAGTTATTAGAGACTAAAGACCTAAAGACATAAACTGCGGTGACCTTACACACAAACCGTCACTGACATTTAACACCCTAATATCAAGGTGACACACAAATCCTTTTTGGACATATGGAGATTGAGCATGCTGCCACAATCATGCCGAAAGCACAAAGGGATTTGAAGGGGGAAAAAAGTGTGATCCACATTGTGTCAACCGTCTTCTGAGCAAGAAAGAATACTTTGGTAACTTTGGACAATCAgcagtataggtgtgtgtgtctgttttttgtATTTGCCGAAGGTGCACGATTTATCACTTTCCCTCTCTACACCCTCCATCAATTTCTCTTGCTCCGTTTTACTTCAATACTTAACCTTTCTTTAAGCAGGCATGGTGCAATTAAGACCACAGCAAAGGGTCTGGCGTGACAGGCTCTCTTCCCAGAACCACATCACTCTGTCTTCTGGTTGGATTGCATGACTCACACTGTCTTGCTAAGGGTATTGCTGGCACTATGTGGGTCACCCTCGTTCCTTTGGAAGTGGCACTGTGCTTTCAGAATCTCAGCATGCTCCATGATCCATGTATTATACATGGGTTCCTACACTGTTTTATACATATTACTTTAACAGTACAGTCTTTGCTTTTTATTCATAATTATTTTTGTACCAAAAGGTTTCCGTCAAACTACTCATCCATGATTTGTTTTCATTTGACTGAATCAGTGAACTGGCAACTCAATCATGAATAAGTATTAAACCCCACACATATTCAAGACAACAGCTGTGTATGACGGTGGTGATTCGATTCTAAATGTTAAAGTGATACGCAGGACAACAGCTCAGATGTTACCGGAAGTTTGATGATCAAATCACCAAATCATCATCTGTTCACAGGAGTTCGTTTTTTATTGTTCCTTTTTTCTACTTCCTAGTTGTGAATCAACTGTTATTTCAACTCCATTCATTACAACAAAACAATTATTGCCAAGATAGATTGTGTTTGTTCAGTTTGCCCTTGTGCAGAGCATACCCagcaaacaaaaacagacagtGTAGTAATGAACATTAAACGTGGCCACATGTGACAACACATTCTAAATGCTGTATCTTCAGAGAAGAACAACTGCTGCTTAATGCTGGGGTATAATGTTGTGTCACATACACatgtgacaggatgacaggatgtgcGTCATCTCCACTCTCTCATTAGTCCCCCCTATGGCCTGTAACGACCAAATGATGTCACTGGACAGAGACAGGATGACATGCCCTCGcacgcgtgcacacgcacacacacacacagacacacacaggaagaggctaagagagaggaagacaagaagagaagaacagatgaaaagaagagaagaagagaaaatgtGCGCATGttttccctgctccctccctgcttTCCTGTATTTATAACAAGGCCGTAGCCAGGGAGCCAACAAattcattttttta of the Osmerus mordax isolate fOsmMor3 chromosome 17, fOsmMor3.pri, whole genome shotgun sequence genome contains:
- the kcnc2 gene encoding potassium voltage-gated channel subfamily C member 2 isoform X1, translating into MGKFDDNERIILNVGGTRHETYKTTLKTLPGTRLALLASDSDIESVLDQLQQVPGFIEYNARTNEYFFDRHPGVFAYVLNYYRTGKLHCPADVCGPLFEEELSFWGIDETDVEPCCWMSYRQHRDAEEALDVFELNVDTGDDDEEIGKRLGIEDVVADGNISRWKKWQPVIWNLFEDPYSSRAARFVAFASLFFILVSITTFCLETHEAFNTIVNKTDPVRNESLPDPGPQFEIETDPALTYVEGVCVLWFTIEFLVRVIFSPDKLEFIKSVLNIIDFVAILPFYLEVGLSGLSSKAAKDVLGFLRVVRFVRILRIFKLTRHFVGLRVLGHTLRASTNEFLLLIIFLALGVLIFATMIYYAERIGANPNDPTASDHTMFKNIPIGFWWAVVTMTTLGYGDMYPQTWSGMLVGALCALAGVLTIAMPVPVIVNNFGMYYSLAMAKQKLPKKRKKHIPQAVQGGSPIYCKADLNPPCLNTTCNSTQGDLCHVKGSRVLERHRSVLSADCSGGSDLTMTPEERVPMRRSSTREQDQRSEGTCFLLAASDYTCPADGGIRKTDNCKEVVFTGFTQAENSVLS
- the kcnc2 gene encoding potassium voltage-gated channel subfamily C member 2 isoform X2; the encoded protein is MGKFDDNERIILNVGGTRHETYKTTLKTLPGTRLALLASDSDIESVLDQLQQVPGFIEYNARTNEYFFDRHPGVFAYVLNYYRTGKLHCPADVCGPLFEEELSFWGIDETDVEPCCWMSYRQHRDAEEALDVFELNVDTGDDDEEIGKRLGIEDVVADGNISRWKKWQPVIWNLFEDPYSSRAARFVAFASLFFILVSITTFCLETHEAFNTIVNKTDPVRNESLPDPGPQFEIETDPALTYVEGVCVLWFTIEFLVRVIFSPDKLEFIKSVLNIIDFVAILPFYLEVGLSGLSSKAAKDVLGFLRVVRFVRILRIFKLTRHFVGLRVLGHTLRASTNEFLLLIIFLALGVLIFATMIYYAERIGANPNDPTASDHTMFKNIPIGFWWAVVTMTTLGYGDMYPQTWSGMLVGALCALAGVLTIAMPVPVIVNNFGMYYSLAMAKQKLPKKRKKHIPQAVQGGSPIYCKADLNPPCLNTTCNSTQGDLCHVKGSRVLERHRSVLSADCSGGSDLTMTPEERVPMRRSSTREQDQRSEGTCFLLAASDYTCPADGGIRKTGYEKSRSLSNIAGMAANALRLSPVTSPYGSPCPLRRSRSPIPSIL